One Candidatus Bathyarchaeota archaeon DNA segment encodes these proteins:
- a CDS encoding nucleotidyltransferase domain-containing protein has translation MREKSLEYKKLIEAVEKIKSEYKVVAVLIFGSRARGDFKPWSDYDLLVIADFKERYLDRITNLLEVISDVELNIELHPYTLDEAVEMLRKGNPMLVDALSEGVILYQNEDFNILRSTYKELVKRGLKKTNTTVIVPYP, from the coding sequence TTGCGAGAAAAATCCTTAGAGTATAAAAAGTTAATCGAAGCCGTTGAAAAGATTAAAAGCGAATACAAAGTGGTGGCAGTACTCATTTTTGGATCTAGAGCTCGCGGAGATTTTAAACCTTGGAGCGATTATGATCTGCTTGTGATAGCAGACTTCAAAGAGAGATATCTAGATAGAATTACCAATTTATTAGAGGTTATTAGCGATGTGGAGTTGAACATTGAGCTTCATCCATATACGCTAGATGAGGCTGTGGAAATGTTGAGAAAAGGCAATCCTATGTTAGTTGATGCGCTTTCTGAAGGCGTAATTCTTTACCAAAATGAGGATTTCAACATTCTTAGATCCACCTATAAGGAACTCGTTAAAAGAGGACTTAAAAAAACAAATACTACTGTAATAGTTCCATACCCTTAA
- a CDS encoding HEPN domain-containing protein codes for MRNEAFRWLEEALWDLDTAKILHKERRYNAAAFYSHQAAEKACKALLYNVNEAPWGHSIRELLARYFNRIEEKPLEELMKCARELDRHYIPSRYPNALPSGTPHDAYDEEISQRAIKASEEVVNFARKILRV; via the coding sequence ATGAGGAATGAGGCTTTTAGATGGCTTGAGGAAGCATTATGGGATCTAGACACTGCGAAAATACTTCATAAAGAGAGAAGATATAACGCTGCAGCATTCTATTCTCATCAAGCAGCTGAAAAAGCGTGTAAAGCATTGCTTTATAACGTTAATGAGGCTCCATGGGGGCATAGCATTAGAGAGCTTTTAGCAAGGTACTTCAATAGAATCGAGGAGAAACCTCTTGAAGAGCTTATGAAATGCGCAAGAGAGCTTGATAGGCATTATATTCCTTCAAGATATCCTAACGCTCTTCCCTCTGGAACCCCTCACGACGCATACGATGAAGAAATATCGCAAAGAGCTATCAAAGCGTCTGAAGAGGTTGTGAATTTTGCGAGAAAAATCCTTAGAGTATAA